In Thalassoglobus sp. JC818, a single window of DNA contains:
- a CDS encoding phospholipase D-like domain-containing protein: MLQKRETRAVLGWVGLIWLSPLIGSLLYCCFGVNRIERKGERILDQIDAQGKYTLKRAVRAWETRHQRTDTNMELEEIGKWITRRDLTPANDVTPLVGGKAAYDSMLTAIDKAHRSISLCSYIFDNDSSGRMFAEALANATQRGVDVRILIDDVGTRYSKPTILTEFQRLGLSAATFLPTSTPALVFYANLRNHRKILVVDGEIGFTGGMNIREGNLNLPRCKHPIQDVHFRFEGPVVEHFLEVFLADWAFVTGEHPDPEKLFGDPPLNGTTWARGIPDGPDADLDNIRMVMLGAIAAADERVDIVTPYFLPDESIINSLNVAAMRGVRVRVLIPEECNIRLVQWASTDPISRILPYHCEVIRTSAPFDHSKIMLVDNDWTLIGSSNWDPRSLRLNFEFNVECYGTQLNSEMSKLVDSKVKAGRRMSLEELQDRNFALRIRDGIARLATPYL; the protein is encoded by the coding sequence TTGTTGCAGAAACGAGAGACACGTGCCGTGCTCGGTTGGGTCGGGCTGATCTGGTTATCCCCATTGATCGGATCGTTACTCTACTGCTGTTTCGGCGTGAATCGAATTGAACGCAAAGGGGAACGCATTCTCGATCAGATTGATGCCCAGGGAAAATACACACTGAAGCGAGCAGTCCGTGCCTGGGAGACACGTCATCAGCGAACCGATACCAACATGGAATTGGAGGAAATCGGAAAGTGGATCACGCGTCGCGATTTGACTCCTGCAAACGATGTCACCCCGCTGGTCGGTGGCAAAGCAGCCTACGATTCGATGCTCACAGCCATCGATAAGGCTCATCGATCGATCAGTTTGTGTTCCTATATCTTTGACAACGACTCCTCGGGCAGAATGTTTGCCGAAGCTCTCGCCAACGCGACGCAGCGCGGAGTTGATGTTCGCATTCTCATCGATGACGTTGGCACTCGATATTCAAAGCCGACAATCTTGACTGAGTTTCAGCGGCTTGGACTCAGCGCAGCGACGTTTCTGCCAACGAGCACCCCTGCTCTGGTGTTTTATGCGAACTTGAGAAACCACCGAAAAATTCTGGTTGTCGATGGAGAGATTGGATTCACCGGCGGGATGAATATCCGTGAAGGCAATCTCAACTTGCCACGTTGCAAACATCCCATCCAGGACGTTCACTTTCGGTTTGAAGGACCAGTCGTCGAGCACTTTCTCGAAGTCTTTCTAGCCGATTGGGCATTTGTGACTGGGGAACATCCCGACCCGGAAAAGCTGTTTGGAGATCCCCCTCTCAACGGAACAACATGGGCTCGCGGCATTCCTGATGGACCGGACGCAGACCTTGATAACATTCGCATGGTGATGCTGGGAGCGATCGCAGCCGCGGATGAACGTGTCGACATCGTCACTCCGTACTTTCTGCCAGATGAATCGATCATTAACTCGCTCAATGTGGCAGCCATGCGAGGCGTGCGTGTCAGAGTGCTGATTCCGGAAGAATGCAATATCCGACTCGTCCAGTGGGCTTCCACCGATCCAATTTCGAGAATCTTGCCCTATCACTGTGAAGTGATCCGTACGTCGGCTCCGTTTGATCACTCAAAAATCATGCTGGTCGACAATGACTGGACATTAATTGGCTCCAGCAACTGGGACCCTCGAAGCTTACGTTTGAACTTCGAATTCAATGTGGAATGTTACGGAACCCAACTCAACTCCGAGATGAGCAAACTCGTCGACAGCAAAGTTAAGGCAGGCCGCAGAATGTCTCTCGAAGAGTTGCAGGACCGCAACTTTGCACTTCGAATTCGAGACGGAATCGCCCGACTCGCGACACCTTATCTATAG
- a CDS encoding methyltransferase domain-containing protein yields the protein MAANGTSTSETTEPVSELNQANGETTSGATMNVDLAVRDRYSAAAQEAEAALCCPVDYDPEYLKIIPEEIIERDYGCGDPSRWVNEGETVLDLGSGGGKICYIAAQIVKDSGRVIGVDCNDTMLELARRHQSAIGETLGYDVVDFRKGRIQDLQLNLDRLEEYLKTNPVDSVDDWQKLQEYQDHLRKTEPLVESDSIDVVVSNCVLNLVREEDRRQLFSELFRVLKRGGRAVISDIVSDETIPDSLRNDPNLWSGCISGAFREDLFLDAFTDAGFYGVEIVARQSEPWAIIDGYEFRSLTVQAFKGKEGPCMDHKQAVIYKGPWKSVTDDDGHKLVRGQRMAVCKKTFDLYSKAPYADQIIPIEPNEAVSPEKAQPFNCHGVPIRSPKETKSGLPVLNMLPSDSSCGSDGCC from the coding sequence ATGGCTGCGAATGGAACCTCGACATCAGAAACGACAGAACCGGTCAGCGAACTCAATCAGGCTAACGGAGAAACGACTTCAGGCGCAACGATGAATGTTGATCTTGCCGTCCGCGATCGATATTCAGCTGCGGCTCAGGAGGCTGAAGCAGCTTTGTGTTGTCCGGTCGATTACGACCCGGAGTATTTGAAAATCATTCCGGAAGAGATCATCGAACGTGATTACGGATGTGGCGATCCATCACGTTGGGTGAACGAAGGCGAAACAGTTCTCGATCTCGGTTCGGGCGGAGGAAAGATTTGCTATATCGCTGCCCAAATTGTGAAAGATTCCGGGCGTGTGATCGGTGTCGATTGCAATGACACCATGCTGGAACTGGCACGCCGGCACCAGTCAGCGATCGGCGAGACACTGGGGTACGACGTCGTTGATTTCCGGAAAGGACGAATTCAGGACTTGCAGCTGAACCTTGATCGACTGGAAGAGTATCTGAAAACTAATCCAGTCGATTCCGTTGATGATTGGCAAAAGCTTCAGGAGTATCAGGATCATCTGAGAAAAACCGAGCCACTGGTTGAATCCGACTCAATCGACGTTGTTGTTTCGAACTGTGTGCTGAATCTCGTTCGTGAAGAAGATCGGAGACAATTGTTTTCGGAACTCTTCCGTGTTCTCAAGCGAGGTGGACGAGCAGTGATCAGCGATATTGTCAGCGATGAAACGATCCCGGACAGTCTCCGCAATGACCCCAATTTGTGGAGTGGCTGCATCAGCGGAGCATTTCGCGAAGACTTGTTTCTCGATGCCTTCACCGACGCAGGATTCTACGGTGTTGAGATCGTCGCTCGGCAGTCGGAGCCGTGGGCGATTATTGATGGCTACGAGTTTCGCAGCTTGACGGTGCAAGCATTCAAAGGCAAAGAAGGCCCATGCATGGATCACAAACAAGCTGTCATTTACAAAGGACCGTGGAAGTCTGTGACCGACGATGACGGGCACAAACTTGTCCGCGGTCAACGAATGGCAGTTTGCAAGAAAACCTTCGATCTTTATTCCAAGGCACCGTACGCGGATCAGATCATTCCCATTGAACCCAATGAGGCGGTTTCCCCTGAGAAGGCTCAACCGTTTAATTGTCATGGAGTTCCGATCCGATCGCCCAAGGAAACGAAGTCGGGCCTCCCGGTTCTGAACATGTTGCCTTCCGATTCATCGTGCGGGTCCGACGGATGCTGCTGA
- a CDS encoding prolyl oligopeptidase family serine peptidase — MSKRIEHFDEYFGVRVHDPYRWLEDDVRESEDVAEWVKAENEYTQDFLKTIPERSEINARLTELWDYEKFGPPFKAGGRLYFYKNDGLQNQYVLYVQGPDDAEPRVLIDPNEWSQDGTVALGGTSYSDDGRYLAYGIQDAGSDWRTWKIMEIETGRILEDELSWIKFNTPSWTPDGEGFFYGKFPAPEDGAEFQNLNVNQAIYYHRVGDSQDDDLLIFHRPDQPEWGYSTSVTEDGRYLIITVHVGTDDRYRIFYKDLSNPLAMAVPLIRNFENEYSFIGNDGTTFYFKTDLDAPLGRVIAIDINDASRQIEGGGEEPEVKVREVIPQQAEAIRDVTLVANLFVVESLKDAKTQVDIYRKSGDRLRSVEFPAIGSAFGFGGKSSDTETYYSFSSFTFPPTIFKYDMITGESEQIRQAEVDFNADDFEVTQVFYQSKDGTRVPMFISHKRGLKLDGNNPTLLYGYGGFNIPLTPSFSISRLAWMEMGGVYAVANLRGGGEYGEKWHKAGTKLSKQNVFDDFISAAEWLIDQKYTNTERLAIQGGSNGGLLVGACMTQRPELFGACLPAVGVMDMLRFHKFTAGRYWVDDYGSSDNEEEFHGLFAYSPYHNVKEGTCYPATMVSTADTDDRVVPGHSFKFAAALQHAQSCDNPILIRIETKAGHGAGKPTSKVIEEIADHWAFLVKTLNFQPELKSNDSK, encoded by the coding sequence ATGAGCAAACGCATTGAACACTTTGACGAATACTTTGGAGTTCGAGTCCATGACCCTTATCGCTGGCTCGAAGACGATGTCCGTGAAAGCGAAGATGTCGCGGAATGGGTGAAAGCTGAAAACGAGTACACACAGGACTTCCTGAAAACGATTCCGGAACGCAGCGAGATCAATGCCCGTCTGACCGAATTGTGGGACTACGAAAAATTCGGTCCGCCGTTCAAGGCAGGCGGTCGCCTCTACTTCTACAAGAACGATGGACTTCAAAATCAATACGTTCTGTACGTGCAAGGTCCTGACGACGCAGAACCCCGTGTTCTGATTGACCCCAATGAATGGTCGCAAGATGGGACGGTCGCACTCGGTGGGACGTCCTACAGCGACGACGGACGGTACCTCGCTTATGGAATTCAGGATGCCGGTTCGGACTGGCGAACCTGGAAGATCATGGAGATCGAAACCGGTCGCATCCTTGAAGACGAGTTGTCCTGGATCAAGTTCAACACTCCAAGCTGGACTCCAGACGGAGAAGGTTTCTTCTACGGGAAATTCCCTGCGCCGGAAGATGGGGCTGAGTTCCAGAATCTGAACGTCAATCAAGCTATTTATTACCATCGAGTCGGCGATTCCCAGGACGACGACTTGCTCATTTTTCATCGTCCCGACCAGCCGGAGTGGGGCTACTCCACCTCGGTCACAGAAGATGGTCGCTACCTCATCATCACAGTTCATGTTGGAACTGATGACCGCTACCGGATCTTCTACAAAGATCTCTCAAACCCGTTGGCGATGGCTGTTCCGCTGATTCGTAATTTCGAGAACGAATACAGCTTCATTGGAAACGACGGCACGACCTTTTACTTCAAGACAGATCTCGATGCTCCACTCGGGCGAGTGATTGCCATCGATATCAACGATGCTTCGCGTCAGATCGAAGGAGGCGGAGAGGAACCCGAAGTCAAAGTTCGAGAAGTCATTCCCCAACAGGCCGAAGCAATTCGTGATGTCACACTTGTGGCAAATCTGTTTGTTGTCGAGTCTTTGAAAGATGCAAAGACTCAAGTTGATATCTATCGGAAATCCGGAGATCGCCTTCGTAGCGTCGAGTTCCCAGCCATCGGTTCAGCTTTCGGTTTCGGCGGGAAAAGTTCGGACACCGAAACGTATTACTCATTTTCGAGCTTCACCTTCCCACCGACGATCTTTAAGTACGACATGATCACCGGGGAGAGCGAACAGATTCGACAGGCAGAGGTCGACTTCAACGCGGATGACTTTGAAGTCACACAGGTCTTTTATCAAAGCAAAGATGGCACCCGAGTCCCCATGTTTATCTCGCATAAACGTGGACTCAAGCTCGACGGGAATAATCCCACGCTGCTTTACGGATACGGTGGATTCAACATTCCCTTGACTCCTTCGTTCTCAATCAGTCGACTCGCCTGGATGGAAATGGGCGGAGTCTATGCCGTTGCCAATCTGCGGGGCGGGGGAGAATACGGAGAGAAGTGGCACAAAGCTGGTACGAAGCTTTCGAAGCAAAATGTCTTCGACGATTTCATCTCTGCGGCGGAATGGTTGATCGACCAAAAGTACACGAATACCGAACGACTCGCCATTCAGGGAGGAAGCAACGGCGGACTACTCGTTGGAGCTTGCATGACTCAACGTCCCGAACTCTTCGGAGCATGTTTGCCTGCTGTCGGCGTGATGGACATGCTTCGCTTCCACAAATTCACTGCGGGACGCTATTGGGTCGACGACTACGGTTCCTCTGACAACGAAGAAGAATTCCACGGCCTCTTCGCTTATTCCCCTTATCACAACGTCAAAGAGGGAACCTGCTATCCCGCGACGATGGTCTCGACGGCTGACACTGATGATCGCGTCGTTCCCGGTCACAGCTTCAAGT
- a CDS encoding S8 family serine peptidase encodes MRRLVVVHCVALVVMCNVSFVGANEEASAPGQSGRFSNVALLPKEETGATRFLTANPEYDGRGVIVAIFDQGIDPGASGLSVTTTGAPKIIDLIDGTGSGDVPMKPAKLESDGTITSLTDRTLSIDPDWSNPSGKYFVGVKAAFDLYPHDLVSRLQAEAKEDFIKAQRPREIQLIEDEQAADGDEARKEAAARLEALREAVKQFKAPGPVLDCITFHDGDHWRAVIDLDEDGDLADETPLADYRVEHQFATFGGGAELNFSVNIFDDGKLLSIVAVCGNHGTHVAGIVGANYPDNPSRNGLAPGVQFISVKIGDTRLDGMETGVALMRGLARTAELNCDLVNMSYGEPSSTPNQGALIDSINQFVVNRNIVFVASAGNSGPALSTVGSPGGTSSFPIGVGAYVSPAMGREEYALQEDLPGLPFTWTSRGPTTDGDWGVDLFAPGAAIAPVSQYSLQPSMRMNGTSMAAPNACGNIALMISGLKAQELSYSSTSLLRSLQATSQIQSEIDPLAQGPGLIQIDQAFDHHVANKSSKTSLTPVTVSISSRNGARGIYLREAGEVGRRVDVSIQVEPDFPLETANSTKLSYEVPIRLESNADWVKVGSQLLLTHGGARFSATVDSRELTPGLHIARIQGQPASQVGNENLFEVPVVVIVPEPSSEQVFQTTLETTSGSIQRIFLNPPEGSRSYKLRVKRLDGIGEGFFYLHCVQTSPVQSFEAAESKLVVSLGVGEEFEKEISLPTDRVLEICTAQYWSSLGQSELELEVTYSGLATTSDSVTLASNGESVPVRVTSQLGHERVDPSAVLNRWDRFLSPQKSSLKILSDERNTTWNNEPTWQLVCDYAFQLEKKDQVTFALSRLDDLLYESPFPSYRLFVYDEHNQLVHADDVFPESVSLPEGDYSIQIELRHTDRDHLKEMEGSLLTITRSIGSVRPSIYSSRAVAAAPWKQSDVSSTELFELMREDYSIAPPPKDKLPQGLQSGDRLRGQLTLRSGDPNPVPIEYFFSDGAQPASSKSAKQTVPTEEIDFLLAKLGTLSWEKDQEEIERLAERILAIDEDNLDVHVERLHLADDDDRKKHLGTVVELADQVIDHIPQNKIRKYFDRRRTQSTSEEKETKKKWETARKHLIDAIYRKGRALAYMELPDVIEDHPIDDPKQHEKEFDANFQLLSSWVDPTSKDYFLLQIRYDRRRGNFGEALKILNKNFGSGQPVYFHYKKRRDLYELLGWDDLRDIEQHWMWRYFPESKVPF; translated from the coding sequence ATGAGACGGCTGGTCGTTGTCCACTGCGTAGCGCTCGTCGTTATGTGCAACGTGTCTTTCGTTGGTGCGAACGAAGAAGCATCAGCTCCCGGGCAAAGTGGACGATTCTCGAATGTGGCCCTGCTGCCCAAAGAGGAAACCGGAGCGACTCGTTTTCTGACAGCCAATCCAGAATACGACGGTCGCGGAGTCATTGTAGCCATCTTCGACCAGGGAATTGATCCCGGAGCTTCTGGCCTGAGTGTGACAACCACCGGAGCGCCGAAGATCATTGACCTGATCGATGGAACCGGAAGCGGTGACGTACCGATGAAACCTGCCAAGCTGGAAAGTGATGGAACGATCACCAGCCTCACTGACAGAACTCTTTCGATCGATCCGGACTGGTCCAATCCATCTGGCAAGTATTTTGTCGGAGTGAAGGCAGCGTTTGATCTCTATCCGCACGATCTTGTCAGTCGCTTACAAGCGGAAGCCAAAGAAGACTTCATCAAAGCGCAGCGACCGCGAGAAATTCAATTGATCGAAGATGAACAAGCAGCGGATGGAGACGAAGCTCGCAAAGAAGCAGCTGCAAGACTGGAAGCGCTTAGAGAAGCGGTCAAACAATTCAAGGCACCGGGGCCCGTTCTGGACTGCATTACCTTTCACGATGGCGATCACTGGCGGGCCGTCATTGACCTCGACGAAGATGGCGATCTGGCCGACGAAACACCGCTCGCTGACTATCGCGTCGAGCACCAGTTCGCCACGTTCGGAGGAGGAGCAGAACTCAACTTCAGTGTGAACATTTTCGACGACGGGAAACTTCTCTCGATCGTGGCTGTCTGCGGCAATCACGGGACACATGTTGCCGGAATCGTGGGAGCCAACTATCCAGACAATCCTTCACGCAACGGATTGGCGCCGGGGGTTCAATTTATCTCCGTGAAAATCGGTGACACACGTCTCGACGGAATGGAAACAGGCGTCGCTCTGATGCGGGGTCTGGCCCGAACTGCCGAACTGAATTGTGATCTCGTCAACATGAGCTACGGCGAACCGTCGTCGACTCCGAATCAGGGTGCATTGATTGATTCAATCAATCAATTTGTCGTGAATCGAAACATCGTCTTCGTTGCGAGCGCAGGCAACAGTGGACCAGCGTTGTCGACAGTTGGATCACCTGGCGGAACATCCAGTTTTCCGATTGGAGTCGGTGCGTATGTCTCCCCAGCGATGGGTCGCGAAGAATATGCATTGCAGGAAGACTTGCCGGGACTCCCGTTTACCTGGACATCTCGTGGACCGACCACAGACGGAGATTGGGGAGTTGATCTATTCGCTCCGGGAGCAGCGATCGCCCCGGTCTCACAATATTCGCTTCAGCCGAGTATGCGAATGAACGGAACATCGATGGCTGCGCCAAACGCCTGCGGCAACATCGCTCTGATGATCTCTGGATTGAAAGCCCAAGAACTCAGTTACTCATCGACTTCGCTACTTCGCAGCTTGCAAGCGACATCGCAAATCCAATCTGAGATCGATCCACTGGCACAAGGCCCGGGCCTGATTCAAATCGATCAAGCGTTCGATCATCACGTCGCGAATAAGTCATCGAAGACTTCCCTCACTCCGGTCACCGTTTCGATCTCATCGCGAAATGGAGCGAGAGGAATTTACCTTCGCGAAGCTGGTGAAGTCGGTCGAAGGGTGGATGTTTCGATTCAGGTCGAGCCCGACTTTCCTCTTGAGACTGCGAACTCCACAAAACTCAGCTACGAAGTGCCGATCCGTTTAGAGAGTAATGCTGACTGGGTCAAAGTCGGAAGCCAGTTGCTGCTCACTCATGGAGGAGCACGCTTCAGTGCGACGGTCGATTCGCGAGAACTCACGCCCGGTTTGCATATTGCGCGAATCCAAGGTCAACCCGCTTCTCAAGTTGGAAACGAGAATCTCTTCGAGGTTCCCGTGGTGGTCATTGTTCCGGAACCGTCATCGGAACAAGTTTTTCAGACAACATTAGAAACGACTTCCGGGTCGATTCAGCGAATCTTTCTCAATCCTCCTGAAGGAAGTCGCAGCTATAAGCTGCGGGTGAAAAGGCTCGACGGAATCGGTGAAGGTTTCTTTTACCTGCACTGTGTGCAAACCAGTCCGGTACAGTCCTTCGAAGCTGCGGAGTCCAAGCTGGTTGTCTCCCTGGGAGTCGGAGAAGAATTCGAGAAAGAAATTTCCTTGCCGACTGATCGAGTTCTGGAGATTTGCACAGCACAATACTGGTCTAGCCTCGGGCAATCTGAACTGGAGTTGGAAGTAACCTACTCAGGATTGGCAACGACGTCTGATTCAGTCACGCTCGCTTCAAACGGAGAGTCGGTTCCGGTGCGAGTCACCTCACAGCTGGGACATGAACGTGTCGACCCGAGTGCCGTCCTCAATCGCTGGGATCGATTTCTTTCTCCTCAGAAATCGTCGCTGAAAATTTTGTCCGACGAACGGAACACCACCTGGAATAACGAACCGACCTGGCAACTCGTCTGTGACTATGCCTTTCAGCTTGAGAAGAAAGATCAAGTGACGTTCGCGCTCTCCCGTCTCGATGATCTTCTCTACGAATCCCCATTCCCGTCATACAGGTTGTTTGTGTATGACGAACACAATCAACTCGTGCATGCTGACGATGTCTTTCCGGAAAGCGTTTCACTTCCGGAGGGAGATTATTCCATTCAAATTGAACTCAGGCACACTGATCGAGATCATCTGAAAGAGATGGAAGGCTCGCTGCTGACGATCACACGTTCGATCGGTTCTGTCCGGCCATCGATCTATTCTTCGCGAGCTGTCGCAGCCGCTCCATGGAAGCAGAGTGACGTCAGTTCAACTGAACTCTTCGAACTGATGCGTGAGGATTACTCGATCGCTCCTCCGCCGAAAGACAAGCTGCCGCAGGGACTGCAATCAGGGGATCGCTTGAGAGGACAACTGACTCTCCGGTCAGGCGACCCAAATCCGGTTCCGATTGAGTATTTCTTTTCTGATGGAGCACAGCCAGCTTCATCGAAGTCGGCAAAACAAACTGTTCCGACGGAAGAGATTGATTTTCTGCTCGCCAAGCTCGGCACTTTGTCCTGGGAAAAGGATCAAGAAGAAATTGAACGACTGGCTGAGCGCATTCTGGCGATTGACGAGGACAACCTCGATGTCCATGTTGAAAGGCTACATTTGGCGGATGACGACGATCGAAAGAAGCATCTCGGCACGGTCGTTGAGCTTGCTGATCAAGTTATCGATCACATCCCGCAGAATAAAATCCGCAAATACTTTGACCGACGTCGAACTCAGTCAACTTCTGAAGAGAAAGAGACAAAGAAGAAATGGGAGACAGCCCGCAAACACCTGATCGACGCAATTTATCGTAAGGGCAGGGCACTGGCGTACATGGAACTTCCAGACGTTATCGAAGACCATCCGATTGATGATCCGAAGCAACACGAGAAGGAATTTGATGCCAACTTTCAACTCCTCTCAAGTTGGGTTGATCCGACTTCGAAAGACTACTTCCTGCTTCAGATCAGATATGACCGCCGTCGAGGAAACTTTGGCGAGGCATTGAAGATTCTCAACAAGAACTTCGGCAGCGGCCAACCGGTCTATTTCCACTACAAGAAGCGTCGAGACCTGTACGAACTGCTCGGTTGGGACGATCTGAGAGACATCGAACAGCATTGGATGTGGAGATACTTCCCGGAGTCGAAAGTTCCGTTCTAG